The DNA sequence CTCTCGAAGCCTCGGCAACACCGCCGGCAGACCCGTGGCCTTGCCTCGGGGACCGCCAACATCCAGCACGGCACGGCAGTTCACCACCACGAATTGGTTGCACATCGTGGTCGCCCACTTACGATGGACCTAACTTAGTGCCGTCCGCAACCCTCCGAGCTACAAAATGCAGGACTGGCATCTGATGAAGGACAAGCGCCCCCCTCATGGCGTTGCAGCGTCGATGTCCGTCACACTGGCGGTAGACATCGGCAGAGGAGGACGAAGGTGGGACAGCCAGCGCGACGTACGGCTCGCCGGCGCCGGTTGGGCACCGCTCTGCGCGAGTCGCGCGAGAAGGCCGGAGTCAGTCCGGAGCAGGCCGCCAGGGCCATTCACGGTGACAAGTCGAAGATCAGTCGCATTGAGACGGGGCGTCACCGCGTCAGCCGTCTCGAGCTGGAAACGCTGATGGACCTCTTCACCGTGACCGACTCGAAAACGCGTGCTTGGCTCGTGGCGCTCTCGGCCGAGGGGCAGCGCCGAAGCTGGTGGCGCACCCATGGCGACAGGCTTGAGCAGGACTTCAAAGAGTTGCTCACCCTCGAAGAGGATGCTGAGCGAATCGTTGCGTTCCAGCCGCAAGTTCTTCCCGGCCTCGTCCAGACGAAGGAGTACGCCGCTTCGGTCATCAGCTCCAATGACCCGGCCCTGGCTGCTGAACAGGTGGAGTTCTTCGCGGACTTCCGGCTCCGCCGCCAGGAGGTGTTCGGGAGGGCCACGCTCGTTGACTACCTCTGCATCGTGACGGAGGGCGTCTTGCGTCAACGGGTCGGCGGCCCAGAGGTGATGAGAGGTCAACTGCGTCACCTTCTGGAGATCGGGGCAAAGCCCAACGTCGAGATCCGTGTCGTGCCATT is a window from the Actinacidiphila yeochonensis CN732 genome containing:
- a CDS encoding helix-turn-helix domain-containing protein, which translates into the protein MGTALRESREKAGVSPEQAARAIHGDKSKISRIETGRHRVSRLELETLMDLFTVTDSKTRAWLVALSAEGQRRSWWRTHGDRLEQDFKELLTLEEDAERIVAFQPQVLPGLVQTKEYAASVISSNDPALAAEQVEFFADFRLRRQEVFGRATLVDYLCIVTEGVLRQRVGGPEVMRGQLRHLLEIGAKPNVEIRVVPFSEPGYIGSSSGAFTLYSYPDQLDLDVVQVEYLDGALYLEEEKTIRKYRESLDLLRSSMLSTSESNDLISEICREL